One window from the genome of Macaca fascicularis isolate 582-1 chromosome 7, T2T-MFA8v1.1 encodes:
- the C7H15orf48 gene encoding normal mucosa of esophagus-specific gene 1 protein, with product MSFFQLLMKRKELIPLVLFVSVAAGGASSFAVYSLWKTDVVLDRKRNPEPWETVDPTIPQKLITINQQWKPIEELQKVRRATK from the exons ATGAGCTTTTTCCAACTCCTgatgaaaaggaaggaa CTCATTCCCTTGGTGCTGTTCGTGAGTGTGGCGGCGGGTGGAGCCTCGTCTTTTGCTGTGTATTCTCTTTGGAAAACCGATGTGGT CCTTGATCGAAAAAGAAATCCAGAACCTTGGGAAACTGTGGACCCTACTATACCGCAAAAG cTTATAACAATCAACCAACAATGGAAGCCCATTGAAGAGCTGCAAAAGGTCCGAAGGGCGACCAAATGA